In a genomic window of Callithrix jacchus isolate 240 chromosome 22, calJac240_pri, whole genome shotgun sequence:
- the SLC27A5 gene encoding long-chain fatty acid transport protein 5 encodes MGVRRRLALLLLLLLLLWGLGQPVWPVAMALALRWLLGDPMCCALLGLAMLARPWLSPWVSHGLSLAAAALALTLLPARLPSGLRWLPADVVFLAKILRLGLNVRACLGRQPPYTFVDAFERRAQAQPGKAILVWTGPGAGTVTLGELEARACRAAWALKAELGGPVSLRAREPAALLVLGSQAVPALCVWLGLAKLGCPTAWINPHGRGTPLVHSVLSSGARVLVVDPDLWESLEEILPKLQAENIRCFYLSHTSPTPGVGTLGAALDAAPSHPVPADLRAGITRRSPALFIYTSGTTGLPKPAILTHERVLQMSKMLSLCGATADDVVYTVLPLYHVIGLVLGFLGCLDLGATCVLAPKFSASCFWDDCRQHGVTVIQYVGELLRYLCNTPQRQEDRTHTVRLAMGNGLRADVWKNFQQRFGPIRIWEMYGSTEGNMGLVNYVGRCGALGKMSCLLRMLSPFELVQFDMVAEEPVRDSHGFCIPVGLGESGLLLTKVASHHPFVGYRGPRELSERKLVRNVRQSGDVYYNTGDVLAMDHEGFLYFRDRLGDTFRSEAGFLGAGPRKLSRPRGSKAEEAGLSYRKREELGVTTSHAKARLLDFGGGGPDQASRSPKGAGRGGGRGGASPCWGRDHRRWLQPRRWKGENVSTREVEGVLSQVDFLQQVNVYGVCVPGCEGKVGMAAVQLAPGHTFDGQKLYRHVRAWLPAYATPHFIRIQDAVEVTSTFKLVKTRLVREGFNVGVVIDPLFILDNRAQTFRPLTAEMYQAVCEGTWRI; translated from the exons atggGTGTCAGGCGACGACTggccttgctgctgctgctgctgctcctgctctgGGGCCTGGGGCAGCCAGTGTGGCCAGTGGCTATGGCCCTGGCCCTGCGCTGGCTCCTGGGGGATCCCATGTGCTGTGCGCTACTTGGCCTGGCCATGCTAGCACGGCCCTGGCTCAGCCCCTGGGTGTCCCATGGGCTGAGCCTGGCAGCTGCGGCCCTGGCGCTAACCCTGCTGCCGGCACGGCTGCCCTCGGGACTGCGCTGGCTGCCGGCTGATGTGGTCTTCTTGGCCAAGATCCTCCGCCTGGGCCTGAATGTCAGGGCATGCTTAGGCCGACAGCCGCCTTACACCTTTGTAGATGCCTTTGAGCGACGAGCACAAGCGCAGCCTGGCAAGGCAATCTTGGTGTGGACTGGGCCTGGGGCCGGCACAGTCACTCTTGGCGAGCTGGAAGCCCGGGCCTGCCGGGCGGCATGGGCCCtgaaggctgagctgggtggcCCTGTGAGCCTGCGTGCCAGGGAGCCTGCTGCCCTCCTGGTGCTGGGTTCCCAGGCCGTTCCAGCCCTGTGTGTGTGGCTTGGGCTTGCTAAGCTGGGCTGCCCAACGGCCTGGATAAACCCACATGGCCGGGGGACACCCCTGGTGCATTCTGTGTTGAGCTCTGGGGCCAGGGTGCTGGTGGTTGACCCAG ACCTCTGGGAGAGTCTGGAGGAGATCCTTCCCAAGCTGCAGGCTGAGAACATCCGCTGCTTCTACCTCAGCCATACCTCCCCTACACCAGGGGTGGGGACTCTGGGAGCTGCCCTGGATGCGGCGCCCTCCCACCCAGTGCCTGCTGACCTGCGTGCTGGGATCACACGGCGAAGCCCTGCCCTCTTCATCTACACCTCAGGGACCACTG GCCTCCCGAAGCCAGCCATCCTCACGCATGAGCGGGTACTGCAGATGAGCAAGATGCTGTCCTTGTGTGGGGCCACAGCTGATGATGTGGTTTACACGGTCCTGCCTCTGTACCACGTGATAGGACTTGTCCTTGGGTTCCTCGGCTGCTTGGATCTTG GAGCCACCTGTGTTCTGGCCCCCAAGTTCTCTGCTTCCTGCTTCTGGGATGATTGCCGGCAGCATGGCGTGACAGTGATCCAGTATGTGGGAGAGCTCCTGCGGTATTTGTGTAACACTCCCCAG CGACAAGAAGACCGGACACACACAGTCCGCCTGGCGATGGGCAATGGACTCCGGGCTGATGTGTGGAAGAACTTCCAGCAGCGCTTTGGTCCTATTCGGATCTGGGAAATGTACGGCTCCACAGAAGGCAACATGGGCTTAGTCAACTATGTGGGGCGCTGCGGGGCCCTGGGCAAGATGAGCTGCCTCCTTCGA aTGCTGTCCCCCTTTGAGCTGGTGCAGTTCGACATGGTGGCGGAGGAGCCTGTGAGGGACAGTCATGGCTTCTGCATCCCTGTAGGGCTAG GGGAGTCGGGGCTTCTGCTGACCAAGGTTGCAAGCCACCATCCCTTCGTGGGCTACCGCGGCCCCCGAGAGCTGTCGGAACGGAAGCTGGTGCGCAACGTGCGGCAGTCGGGCGACGTTTACTACAACACCGGGGACGTGCTGGCCATGGACCACGAAGGCTTCCTCTACTTCCGCGACCGCCTCGGGGACACCTTCCGGTCCGAAGCGGGGTTTCTCGGGGCGGGACCACGGAAGCTTTCACGTCCTAGAGGGAGCAAGGCTGAAGAGGCGGGACTTTCCTATCGCAAGAGGGAGGAGCTTGGGGTCACGACTTCCCACGCGAAAGCGAGGCTTCTCGATTTTGGAGGCGGCGGCCCTGACCAGGCCTCCAGATCCCCcaagggggcggggcggggcggggggagaGGCGGGGCCTCTCCTTGCTGGGGGCGTGACCACAGGCGCTGGCTCCAACCCCGCAGATGGAAGGGCGAGAACGTGTCCACGCGCGAGGTGGAGGGCGTGTTGTCGCAGGTGGACTTCCTGCAACAGGTTAACGTGTATGGCGTGTGTGTGCCAG GGTGTGAGGGTAAGGTGGGCATGGCTGCCGTGCAGCTAGCCCCCGGCCATACTTTCGACGGGCAGAAGTTGTACCGGCACGTTCGCGCTTGGCTCCCTGCCTACGCTACCCCCCATTTCATCCGCATCCAG GACGCTGTGGAGGTCACGAGCACGTTCAAACTGGTGAAGACCCGATTAGTGCGTGAGGGCTTTAACGTAGGGGTCGTGATTGACCCTCTGTTTATACTGGACAACCGGGCCCAGACCTTCCGGCCCCTGACGGCAGAAATGTACCAGGCTGTGTGTGAGGGAACCTGGAGGATCTGA
- the ZBTB45 gene encoding zinc finger and BTB domain-containing protein 45 isoform X3 — MAAAEAVHHIHLQNFSRSLLETLNGQRLGGHFCDVTVRIREASLRAHRCVLAAGSPFFQDKLLLGHSEIRVPPVVPAQTVRQLVEFLYSGSLVVAQGEALQVLTAASVLRIQTVIDECTQIIARARAPGTSAPAPLPTPVPPPLAPAQLRHRLRHLLAARPPGHPGAAHSRKQRQPARLQLPAPPTPAKAEGPDADPSLSAAPDDRGDDDDEETDDETDGEDGEGGGPGEGQAPPSFPDCAASFLTAAADSACEEPPAPTGLADYGGAGRDFLRGAGAAEDVFPDSYVSTWHEEDGAVPEGCPTETPVQPDCILAGPRPPGVKTPGPPVALFPFHLGAPGPPAPPPSAPSGPAPAPPPTFYSTLQPEAAPSTQLGEAPAPSAAPTTAPSGTPVRTAGAEPPAYECSHCRKTFSSRKNYTKHMFIHSGEKPHQCAVCWRSFSLRDYLLKHMVTHTGVRAFQCAVCAKRFTQKSSLNVHMRTHRPERAPCPACGKVFSHRALLERHLAAHPAP; from the exons ATGGCGGCTGCAGAGGCTGTGCACCACATACACCTGCAGAACTTCTCACGCTCTCTGCTTGAGACCCTCAATGGGCAGAGGCTGGGTGGGCACTTCTGCGATGTGACTGTGCGCATTCGTGAAGCTTCGCTGCGGGCCCACCGCTGCGTGCTGGCAGCGGGCTCGCCCTTCTTCCAAGACAAGCTGCTGCTGGGCCACTCAGAGATCCGTGTGCCTCCGGTGGTGCCGGCGCAGACAGTGCGACAGCTAGTCGAGTTCTTGTACAGCGGTTCGCTTGTCGTGGCACAGGGTGAAGCTCTGCAGGTGCTCACGGCTGCGTCGGTGCTTCGCATACAGACAGTAATCGACGAGTGCACGCAGATTATCGCACGCGCTCGAGCCCCGGGCACCTCTGCACCCGCGCCCCTGCCCACCCCTGTGCCCCCGCCACTCGCACCTGCGCAGCTTCGTCACCGCCTGCGCCACCTGCTGGCTGCGCGCCCCCCGGGGCATCCCGGTGCCGCGCACAGCCGTAAGCAGCGCCAGCCAGCGCGTTTGCAGCTGCCTGCTCCCCCGACACCTGCCAAGGCCGAAGGGCCTGATGCTGACCCCTCACTGTCCGCGGCCCCTGACGACCGAGGTGATGACGATGACGAGGAAACCGACGATGAGACCGATGGCGAGGACGGCGAAGGTGGCGGCCCGGGTGAGGGCCAGGcacctccttccttcccagaCTGTGCTGCCAGCTTCCTCACTGCTGCTGCTGACAGCGCGTGTGAGGAGCCCCCTGCACCCACTGGCCTGGCTGACTACGGTGGTGCGGGGAGGGATTTTCTTCGGGGAGCTGGGGCAGCTGAAGATGTATTTCCAGACAGCTATGTATCCACTTGGCATGAAGAGGATGGCGCTGTCCCCGAAGGCTGTCCAACCGAGACCCCTGTCCAGCCTGACTGCATACTGGCTGGACCCCGCCCACCTGGTGTGAAGACCCCAGGGCCACCCGTCGCACTCTTTCCCTTTCACTTGGGTGCTCCTGGGCCACCTGCACCACCCCCTTCAGCACCATCGGGGCCAGCCCCTGCGCCCCCACCCACCTTCTACTCCACACTCCAGCCGGAGGCAGCACCCAGCACTCAGCTGGGGGAGGCCCCAGCTCCCTCTGCTGCTCCCACCACGGCCCCCTCAGGCACCCCTGTTCGCACCGCAGGTGCCGAGCCACCTGCCTATGAGTGCAGCCACTGTCGAAAGACGTTCAGCTCCCGGAAAAACTACACCAAGCACATGTTCATCCACTCGG GGGAGAAGCCGCATCAGTGCGCCGTGTGCTGGCGATCGTTTTCTCTGCGTGATTACCTGCTCAAGCACATGGTCACGCACACCGGCGTGCGCGCCTTCCAGTGCGCCGTCTGCGCCAAACGTTTCACGCAGAAGAGCTCGCTCAACGTGCACATGCGCACTCACCGGCCGGAGCGCGCACCCTGCCCCGCCTGCGGCAAGGTCTTCTCGCACCGCGCGCTGCTGGAGCGCCACCTGGCCGCACACCCTGCGCCTTGA
- the ZBTB45 gene encoding zinc finger and BTB domain-containing protein 45 isoform X2, with protein MRKRPPPSPGHGLEALQMAAAEAVHHIHLQNFSRSLLETLNGQRLGGHFCDVTVRIREASLRAHRCVLAAGSPFFQDKLLLGHSEIRVPPVVPAQTVRQLVEFLYSGSLVVAQGEALQVLTAASVLRIQTVIDECTQIIARARAPGTSAPAPLPTPVPPPLAPAQLRHRLRHLLAARPPGHPGAAHSRKQRQPARLQLPAPPTPAKAEGPDADPSLSAAPDDRGDDDDEETDDETDGEDGEGGGPGEGQAPPSFPDCAASFLTAAADSACEEPPAPTGLADYGGAGRDFLRGAGAAEDVFPDSYVSTWHEEDGAVPEGCPTETPVQPDCILAGPRPPGVKTPGPPVALFPFHLGAPGPPAPPPSAPSGPAPAPPPTFYSTLQPEAAPSTQLGEAPAPSAAPTTAPSGTPVRTAGAEPPAYECSHCRKTFSSRKNYTKHMFIHSGEKPHQCAVCWRSFSLRDYLLKHMVTHTGVRAFQCAVCAKRFTQKSSLNVHMRTHRPERAPCPACGKVFSHRALLERHLAAHPAP; from the exons ATGCGCAAGCGTCCGCCCCCATCGCCCGGACACGGATTAGAAGCCTTGCAG ATGGCGGCTGCAGAGGCTGTGCACCACATACACCTGCAGAACTTCTCACGCTCTCTGCTTGAGACCCTCAATGGGCAGAGGCTGGGTGGGCACTTCTGCGATGTGACTGTGCGCATTCGTGAAGCTTCGCTGCGGGCCCACCGCTGCGTGCTGGCAGCGGGCTCGCCCTTCTTCCAAGACAAGCTGCTGCTGGGCCACTCAGAGATCCGTGTGCCTCCGGTGGTGCCGGCGCAGACAGTGCGACAGCTAGTCGAGTTCTTGTACAGCGGTTCGCTTGTCGTGGCACAGGGTGAAGCTCTGCAGGTGCTCACGGCTGCGTCGGTGCTTCGCATACAGACAGTAATCGACGAGTGCACGCAGATTATCGCACGCGCTCGAGCCCCGGGCACCTCTGCACCCGCGCCCCTGCCCACCCCTGTGCCCCCGCCACTCGCACCTGCGCAGCTTCGTCACCGCCTGCGCCACCTGCTGGCTGCGCGCCCCCCGGGGCATCCCGGTGCCGCGCACAGCCGTAAGCAGCGCCAGCCAGCGCGTTTGCAGCTGCCTGCTCCCCCGACACCTGCCAAGGCCGAAGGGCCTGATGCTGACCCCTCACTGTCCGCGGCCCCTGACGACCGAGGTGATGACGATGACGAGGAAACCGACGATGAGACCGATGGCGAGGACGGCGAAGGTGGCGGCCCGGGTGAGGGCCAGGcacctccttccttcccagaCTGTGCTGCCAGCTTCCTCACTGCTGCTGCTGACAGCGCGTGTGAGGAGCCCCCTGCACCCACTGGCCTGGCTGACTACGGTGGTGCGGGGAGGGATTTTCTTCGGGGAGCTGGGGCAGCTGAAGATGTATTTCCAGACAGCTATGTATCCACTTGGCATGAAGAGGATGGCGCTGTCCCCGAAGGCTGTCCAACCGAGACCCCTGTCCAGCCTGACTGCATACTGGCTGGACCCCGCCCACCTGGTGTGAAGACCCCAGGGCCACCCGTCGCACTCTTTCCCTTTCACTTGGGTGCTCCTGGGCCACCTGCACCACCCCCTTCAGCACCATCGGGGCCAGCCCCTGCGCCCCCACCCACCTTCTACTCCACACTCCAGCCGGAGGCAGCACCCAGCACTCAGCTGGGGGAGGCCCCAGCTCCCTCTGCTGCTCCCACCACGGCCCCCTCAGGCACCCCTGTTCGCACCGCAGGTGCCGAGCCACCTGCCTATGAGTGCAGCCACTGTCGAAAGACGTTCAGCTCCCGGAAAAACTACACCAAGCACATGTTCATCCACTCGG GGGAGAAGCCGCATCAGTGCGCCGTGTGCTGGCGATCGTTTTCTCTGCGTGATTACCTGCTCAAGCACATGGTCACGCACACCGGCGTGCGCGCCTTCCAGTGCGCCGTCTGCGCCAAACGTTTCACGCAGAAGAGCTCGCTCAACGTGCACATGCGCACTCACCGGCCGGAGCGCGCACCCTGCCCCGCCTGCGGCAAGGTCTTCTCGCACCGCGCGCTGCTGGAGCGCCACCTGGCCGCACACCCTGCGCCTTGA
- the ZBTB45 gene encoding zinc finger and BTB domain-containing protein 45 isoform X1 produces the protein MEGVAELFTFQSPLRTSPAPFWCLMVVGRVPACSITFPVTHPAHSTLPLCATPTLWAPQAPTRWQESWGCGRHLPACYARVCQGPPAGFPGTSAKIMSNLSPSALSDHAYPEPLCPGSRSCHPTPAEASYILVKMAAAEAVHHIHLQNFSRSLLETLNGQRLGGHFCDVTVRIREASLRAHRCVLAAGSPFFQDKLLLGHSEIRVPPVVPAQTVRQLVEFLYSGSLVVAQGEALQVLTAASVLRIQTVIDECTQIIARARAPGTSAPAPLPTPVPPPLAPAQLRHRLRHLLAARPPGHPGAAHSRKQRQPARLQLPAPPTPAKAEGPDADPSLSAAPDDRGDDDDEETDDETDGEDGEGGGPGEGQAPPSFPDCAASFLTAAADSACEEPPAPTGLADYGGAGRDFLRGAGAAEDVFPDSYVSTWHEEDGAVPEGCPTETPVQPDCILAGPRPPGVKTPGPPVALFPFHLGAPGPPAPPPSAPSGPAPAPPPTFYSTLQPEAAPSTQLGEAPAPSAAPTTAPSGTPVRTAGAEPPAYECSHCRKTFSSRKNYTKHMFIHSGEKPHQCAVCWRSFSLRDYLLKHMVTHTGVRAFQCAVCAKRFTQKSSLNVHMRTHRPERAPCPACGKVFSHRALLERHLAAHPAP, from the exons ATGGAAGGAGTGGCAGAGCTCTTCACATTCCAGAGTCCTCTGAGGACTTCTCCGGCCCCTTTCTGGTGCCTGATGGTGGTGGGCCGTGTCCCCGCTTGCTCCATTACCTTTCCAGTCACACACCCTGCTCATTCCACACTTCCTCTCTGTGCCACACCCACGCTCTGGGCCCCACAGGCTCCAACGAGATGGCAAGAAAGCTGGGGCTGTGGGAGGCACCTCCCTGCCTGCTATGCTAGGGTCTGCCAGGGACCACCTGCTGGTTTCCCTGGGACATCTGCCAAGATAATGTCCAACCTTTCACCCTCAGCCCTTAGTGACCACGCATATCCAGAACCACTCTGCCCAGGAAGCAGGTCGTGCCATCCCACTCCTGCAGAAGCCTCGTATATACTAGTTAAG ATGGCGGCTGCAGAGGCTGTGCACCACATACACCTGCAGAACTTCTCACGCTCTCTGCTTGAGACCCTCAATGGGCAGAGGCTGGGTGGGCACTTCTGCGATGTGACTGTGCGCATTCGTGAAGCTTCGCTGCGGGCCCACCGCTGCGTGCTGGCAGCGGGCTCGCCCTTCTTCCAAGACAAGCTGCTGCTGGGCCACTCAGAGATCCGTGTGCCTCCGGTGGTGCCGGCGCAGACAGTGCGACAGCTAGTCGAGTTCTTGTACAGCGGTTCGCTTGTCGTGGCACAGGGTGAAGCTCTGCAGGTGCTCACGGCTGCGTCGGTGCTTCGCATACAGACAGTAATCGACGAGTGCACGCAGATTATCGCACGCGCTCGAGCCCCGGGCACCTCTGCACCCGCGCCCCTGCCCACCCCTGTGCCCCCGCCACTCGCACCTGCGCAGCTTCGTCACCGCCTGCGCCACCTGCTGGCTGCGCGCCCCCCGGGGCATCCCGGTGCCGCGCACAGCCGTAAGCAGCGCCAGCCAGCGCGTTTGCAGCTGCCTGCTCCCCCGACACCTGCCAAGGCCGAAGGGCCTGATGCTGACCCCTCACTGTCCGCGGCCCCTGACGACCGAGGTGATGACGATGACGAGGAAACCGACGATGAGACCGATGGCGAGGACGGCGAAGGTGGCGGCCCGGGTGAGGGCCAGGcacctccttccttcccagaCTGTGCTGCCAGCTTCCTCACTGCTGCTGCTGACAGCGCGTGTGAGGAGCCCCCTGCACCCACTGGCCTGGCTGACTACGGTGGTGCGGGGAGGGATTTTCTTCGGGGAGCTGGGGCAGCTGAAGATGTATTTCCAGACAGCTATGTATCCACTTGGCATGAAGAGGATGGCGCTGTCCCCGAAGGCTGTCCAACCGAGACCCCTGTCCAGCCTGACTGCATACTGGCTGGACCCCGCCCACCTGGTGTGAAGACCCCAGGGCCACCCGTCGCACTCTTTCCCTTTCACTTGGGTGCTCCTGGGCCACCTGCACCACCCCCTTCAGCACCATCGGGGCCAGCCCCTGCGCCCCCACCCACCTTCTACTCCACACTCCAGCCGGAGGCAGCACCCAGCACTCAGCTGGGGGAGGCCCCAGCTCCCTCTGCTGCTCCCACCACGGCCCCCTCAGGCACCCCTGTTCGCACCGCAGGTGCCGAGCCACCTGCCTATGAGTGCAGCCACTGTCGAAAGACGTTCAGCTCCCGGAAAAACTACACCAAGCACATGTTCATCCACTCGG GGGAGAAGCCGCATCAGTGCGCCGTGTGCTGGCGATCGTTTTCTCTGCGTGATTACCTGCTCAAGCACATGGTCACGCACACCGGCGTGCGCGCCTTCCAGTGCGCCGTCTGCGCCAAACGTTTCACGCAGAAGAGCTCGCTCAACGTGCACATGCGCACTCACCGGCCGGAGCGCGCACCCTGCCCCGCCTGCGGCAAGGTCTTCTCGCACCGCGCGCTGCTGGAGCGCCACCTGGCCGCACACCCTGCGCCTTGA
- the LOC144580773 gene encoding uncharacterized protein LOC144580773, translated as MSPRDLNVPSRPAPPRPAAGWSPSSRLSRASLDPSEQRPTPETRRPARSPILCPTLGPKHPCDPAATPHPRTRRTPVLQRPLAFAACASDGAQVPLPRHAPASSAVPWQWDARPTLPPTPLQAPGPAAATDSKATLPGRDADGTEARGRGGAGETLGRSTFPVFLRRSAPASLHSGSPLSRNQSRRGRGCRDARNLWARALFRRRPGDHGCGGACAVNPRTPCDGEPEGSSRRKSPASSGCLKPHCEPGKWPCSRDTAFFRPLRDLIPQRAVLTSPILEDRGDSGVKDGTNCPNA; from the exons ATGAGCCCGCGGGACCTGAACGTTCcttcccgccccgccccgccccgccccgcggcGGGCTGGAGTCCTTCGTCCCGACTCAGCAGGGCCAGCCTGGACCCTTCAGAACAAAGGCCCACCCCCGAGACCCGGCGCCCAG CGCGTTCTCCCATCCTCTGCCCCACCCTAGGCCCGAAGCACCCCTGTGACCCCGCGGCCACCCCCCACCCTCGAACGCGCCGTACCCCGGTCCTGCAGCGCCCCCTCGCGTTCGCGGCGTGCGCTTCGGACGGAGCGCAGGTGCCCCTCCCCCGGCACGCCCCAGCCTCCTCCGCAGTGCCGTGGCAGTGGGATGCCCGTCCAACCCTACCTCCGACTCCCCTTCAGGCACCAGGCCCGGCCGCGGCCACCGACTCCAAGGCCACACTTCCGGGCCGCGACGCCGACGGAACCGAAGCCCGCGGCCGCGGCGGCGCTGGGGAAACCCTAGGCCGAAGCACGTTTCCGGTATTTTTACGGCGATCCGCTCCCGCCAGTCTGCACTCCGGCTCTCCTCTTAGTCGGAACCAAAGTCGAAGAGGCCGGGGCTGCCGCGACGCGAGGAATCTCTGGGCCAGAGCCCTCTTCCGGCGTCGCCCGGGAGATCATGGGTGTGGCGGGGCCTGCGCGGTCAATCCGCGGACGCCCTGTGATGGAGAACCGGAAGGCAGTTCCCGGCGCAAGTCACCAGCCTCTTCTGGCTGCTTGAAACCCCACTGCGAACCGGGGAAGTGGCCTTGTTCCCGTGACACGG CCTTTTTCAGGCCACTTCGTGATCTCATTCCTCAGAGAGCAGTTCTCACTTCCCCTATCTTAGAGGACAGAGGGGACTCAGGAGTGAAAGATGGAACCAACTGTCCAAATGCATGA